A genomic region of Lysinibacillus sp. 2017 contains the following coding sequences:
- a CDS encoding MetQ/NlpA family ABC transporter substrate-binding protein: MKKLLFLVFTALAIFTLAACGDEESSVVKIGVNGADGAQWPILKEKLAKEGIEIELVEFEDYILPNNALAHGDVDLNAFQHISFLASYTNESGNDLIPLGSTVFAPLGLYSKKITDINEIKEGDKIAIPDDASNQARALRLLESAGFIELADDFGLFGDPTKITANKLNLDIIPMTAQQTPHVLPDVTAAIINNGIAGQAGLNPGEDPIYRELSEDESVFPYVNIIAARAEDKDNEVYQKIIEAYHTEEIEKAIKEDTKGGQVITILSNDELQTTFKELKEISK; this comes from the coding sequence ATGAAAAAATTATTATTTTTAGTATTCACAGCATTAGCAATATTTACCTTAGCAGCCTGCGGAGATGAGGAAAGCAGCGTAGTAAAAATTGGTGTCAACGGTGCAGATGGTGCACAATGGCCAATCTTAAAAGAAAAATTGGCTAAAGAAGGCATCGAAATTGAATTAGTTGAATTTGAAGACTACATCTTACCAAACAACGCATTAGCACATGGCGATGTTGATTTAAATGCATTCCAACACATTTCATTTTTAGCTAGCTATACAAATGAAAGTGGCAACGATTTAATTCCATTAGGCTCTACCGTGTTTGCACCACTTGGGTTATATTCAAAAAAAATTACAGATATCAATGAAATTAAAGAAGGCGACAAAATTGCCATTCCTGACGATGCATCAAACCAAGCACGTGCATTACGTTTATTAGAATCAGCAGGATTTATAGAACTAGCAGACGACTTCGGATTATTTGGGGATCCAACAAAAATTACAGCAAACAAATTAAACTTAGACATCATTCCAATGACAGCTCAACAAACACCACACGTATTACCAGATGTAACGGCCGCTATCATTAATAACGGGATTGCTGGTCAAGCTGGTCTTAACCCAGGGGAAGATCCAATTTACCGTGAGTTAAGTGAGGATGAAAGTGTCTTCCCATATGTCAACATTATTGCTGCACGTGCAGAAGATAAAGACAATGAAGTATATCAGAAAATTATTGAAGCCTACCATACAGAAGAAATTGAAAAAGCCATCAAAGAAGATACAAAAGGTGGCCAAGTTATAACGATTTTATCAAATGATGAATTACAAACTACATTCAAAGAGTTAAAAGAGATTTCTAAATAA
- the ahpF gene encoding alkyl hydroperoxide reductase subunit F, giving the protein MLDNQIKTQLQQYLTMLEGDLVLKVSVGDDKTSGDMLELVEEIEKMSPRITVQHAVLDRTPSFSVNKAGEESGVVFAGLPLGHEFTSLVLALLQVSGRAPKVDAAVVKRIQAIKKTMKFETYVSLTCHNCPDVVQALNIMSVLNPNISNTMIEGGAFQEEIQARDIMAVPTVFLNGENFGGGRMELEDILTKLGEVSDGSEFENVEPFDVLVVGGGPAGSAAAIYSARKGIRTGIVAERFGGQVNDTLSIENIIGTKATEGPAFVSSLEAHVLDYNVDIMKSQRVAKIEKKDFVEVTLENGAVLKGKTVILSTGARYRQLGAPGEEQFKNKGVAYCPHCDGPIFKGKDVAVIGGGNSGVEAAIDLAGIVNHVTLIQRSEELKADKVLQERVRSLKNVTVITNALTQEITGTDKVNGLTYTDRVSGEEKHVALEGVFIQIGLLPNTEFLQGALEMNERHEIVIDKHGATSMPGVFAAGDCTDTVYKQIVISMGSGATAALGAFDYMIRNVQNRELVEA; this is encoded by the coding sequence ATGTTAGATAATCAAATTAAAACACAATTACAACAATATTTAACAATGCTTGAAGGGGATCTTGTCCTAAAAGTAAGCGTGGGTGACGATAAAACATCCGGGGATATGTTAGAGCTAGTAGAAGAAATTGAAAAAATGTCTCCACGCATTACCGTGCAACACGCCGTTTTAGATCGTACACCAAGCTTCAGTGTGAATAAAGCGGGCGAAGAATCGGGTGTGGTATTCGCAGGGCTACCACTTGGCCATGAATTCACTTCGCTGGTCTTAGCGTTATTACAAGTTTCAGGTCGTGCACCAAAAGTAGATGCGGCAGTTGTAAAACGTATTCAAGCGATTAAAAAAACGATGAAGTTCGAAACGTACGTAAGCTTAACTTGTCACAACTGCCCAGACGTTGTACAAGCATTAAATATTATGTCTGTATTAAACCCGAACATCTCAAATACGATGATCGAAGGTGGCGCATTCCAAGAAGAAATTCAAGCGCGCGACATTATGGCGGTACCAACAGTATTCTTAAACGGCGAAAACTTTGGTGGCGGTCGTATGGAATTAGAAGATATTTTAACAAAACTTGGTGAAGTATCGGATGGTTCAGAGTTTGAAAATGTTGAACCATTTGACGTATTAGTTGTCGGTGGTGGTCCAGCGGGTTCTGCTGCAGCAATTTACTCAGCACGTAAAGGGATTCGTACAGGTATCGTGGCAGAACGTTTTGGTGGTCAAGTAAACGATACGTTATCGATCGAAAACATTATTGGTACGAAAGCGACTGAAGGTCCAGCATTCGTATCAAGCTTAGAAGCGCATGTATTAGATTACAATGTTGATATCATGAAATCGCAACGCGTAGCGAAAATCGAGAAAAAAGATTTCGTTGAAGTCACATTAGAAAATGGTGCCGTATTAAAAGGGAAAACAGTGATCCTTTCAACAGGAGCACGTTACCGTCAGCTTGGTGCGCCAGGTGAAGAACAGTTCAAAAATAAAGGCGTTGCTTACTGCCCACACTGTGATGGTCCGATTTTTAAAGGAAAAGATGTAGCTGTTATTGGTGGAGGTAACTCAGGTGTTGAAGCGGCAATCGACCTAGCGGGTATTGTCAATCACGTAACGTTAATTCAACGCAGCGAAGAGTTAAAAGCTGATAAAGTGTTACAAGAGCGCGTTCGTAGCTTAAAAAATGTAACAGTTATTACAAATGCACTAACTCAAGAAATTACAGGTACAGATAAAGTAAACGGCTTAACTTACACTGACCGAGTGTCTGGTGAAGAAAAGCATGTTGCGCTAGAAGGTGTCTTCATTCAAATTGGTTTATTACCAAACACTGAGTTCCTACAAGGTGCATTAGAAATGAATGAACGCCATGAAATCGTCATTGATAAACATGGTGCGACTAGCATGCCAGGTGTATTCGCAGCAGGTGACTGCACAGATACCGTGTACAAACAAATCGTCATTTCAATGGGTTCAGGTGCAACAGCAGCACTTGGCGCATTCGATTATATGATTCGTAACGTTCAAAACCGTGAGTTAGTAGAAGCATAA
- the ahpC gene encoding alkyl hydroperoxide reductase subunit C: protein MALIGKEIAEFNAKAFQNGEFIDVSSENFKGQWSVVCFYPADFTFVCPTELEDLQNEYATLKSLGVEVYSVSTDTHFTHKAWHDSSEKISKIEYIMIGDPTHTISRGFDVLNEEDGLAERGTFIIDPDGIVQAYEINAGGIGRDASILVNKIKAAQYVRKNPGEVCPAKWQEGGETLTPSLDLVGKL from the coding sequence ATGGCTTTAATCGGTAAAGAAATTGCAGAATTCAATGCAAAAGCATTCCAAAACGGTGAATTCATCGACGTATCTTCAGAAAACTTCAAAGGACAATGGTCAGTAGTATGCTTCTACCCAGCAGACTTCACTTTCGTTTGCCCAACTGAATTAGAAGACTTACAAAACGAATACGCTACATTAAAATCTTTAGGAGTAGAAGTTTACTCAGTATCAACTGACACTCACTTCACTCACAAAGCATGGCACGATTCTTCTGAAAAAATCAGCAAAATCGAGTACATCATGATTGGTGACCCAACGCACACAATCTCTCGAGGCTTCGACGTATTAAACGAAGAAGACGGTTTAGCAGAACGTGGTACATTCATCATCGATCCAGATGGTATTGTACAAGCTTACGAAATCAATGCTGGTGGTATTGGCCGTGACGCTTCAATTTTAGTTAACAAAATTAAAGCAGCTCAATATGTACGTAAAAATCCAGGTGAAGTTTGCCCAGCTAAATGGCAAGAAGGCGGCGAAACTTTAACTCCAAGCTTAGACTTAGTAGGTAAACTATAA
- a CDS encoding methionine ABC transporter permease yields the protein MKVDWNTFWPRIAEATGETLFMVILTLLFGSILGITLGLLLFVTRENNILESKITFNLLNILINIIRPVPFIIFLVAISPLTRLVMGTTIGTSAAVFPMTIASAFGIARIVETNLIGIDPGVIEAAKAMGASPFQIIFTVLIPEALGPLILGLTFVTISLIDFSAVAGTVGGGGLGHIAITYGYQRFDTSVMIVTVIILIILVQLAQWLGNALAKKILRR from the coding sequence ATGAAGGTTGATTGGAATACATTTTGGCCGAGGATTGCAGAAGCAACAGGTGAAACACTTTTTATGGTCATTTTAACGCTTCTTTTCGGTTCAATTCTTGGTATAACGCTAGGTTTACTTTTATTTGTTACAAGAGAAAACAATATTCTTGAAAGCAAAATTACATTTAACTTACTAAATATCTTAATTAATATTATTCGACCTGTTCCATTTATTATTTTCTTAGTGGCTATATCCCCTCTCACACGCTTAGTAATGGGGACCACAATTGGAACATCCGCAGCCGTCTTTCCAATGACCATTGCTTCTGCATTTGGGATTGCACGAATTGTGGAAACAAATCTTATTGGTATTGACCCCGGTGTTATAGAGGCAGCAAAAGCAATGGGAGCCAGCCCGTTTCAAATTATTTTTACGGTGTTAATCCCTGAAGCACTTGGACCTCTAATTTTAGGTTTAACATTCGTCACAATTAGTTTAATCGACTTTTCAGCAGTAGCAGGAACAGTTGGTGGAGGTGGTTTAGGTCATATCGCAATCACTTACGGTTACCAACGATTCGATACAAGTGTCATGATCGTCACCGTCATTATATTAATTATTCTTGTACAACTTGCACAATGGTTAGGCAACGCATTAGCAAAAAAAATATTAAGACGATAG
- a CDS encoding GNAT family N-acetyltransferase: MQILIEEKRVIATENGKELGEMTFVKSSDQFFIIDHTGVADEARGRGVGQEMVKTFVEFARENGKKIVPLCPFAKAQFTKNPNYEDVLE, from the coding sequence TTGCAAATTTTAATTGAGGAAAAACGTGTAATTGCTACAGAGAATGGTAAAGAGCTTGGGGAGATGACCTTCGTTAAGTCTAGTGACCAATTTTTCATTATTGATCATACAGGTGTTGCCGATGAGGCACGTGGTCGTGGTGTTGGACAAGAAATGGTGAAAACTTTTGTTGAGTTTGCACGAGAAAACGGCAAAAAAATCGTTCCACTTTGTCCATTTGCGAAGGCACAATTCACCAAAAATCCTAACTATGAAGATGTATTAGAGTAA
- a CDS encoding NlpC/P60 family protein: MRRLLIQFVIICFVLTGISSIANAQMYTDVPDNHHLHKEFTVLISKGVLTEQPNEDFRLTTAITRYEAAEMIVRALNVTTQTSTIPTYNDVDQEDPRMPIIATVTELGIMKDINGNFNPDGPLTRAQAAILLAQAFHLEGKAIQTFKDVPVTNSAAAPIQALVENEIIFVGKQGVFRPNAKMIRSDFTTFMARILDPTLRQKDPVKEVDDEKEPEPIITPTPGPIPTPQEQPKSCEREVGKKTYQVDVSVANLWNKRNQSRAVDLPSTLNPVNYDKWIPSMSLSQKKWLVGRTDTQALFGDKVTVIAEQGNWMRVALNDQYVPYSKAGYPGWVSKRHITSTTKNYDDCSIAIVTAKKATLLNKDQKTKYIEISYATILPIIKEDNQFYHVQTPSTGIKLLKKSDAKSYKKYSDVPKPTASTIVNEAKRYLNLPYLWAGTSSWGYDCSGILYAVYRAHGIMIPRDSFYQATGGKAVAKKDLQPGDLVFFAYNGGTGKVYHVGLYIGNGQMLHAPHYASKVKIEPLNQGVYKKNYSGARRYL; encoded by the coding sequence ATGCGAAGGTTATTAATTCAATTTGTGATAATTTGCTTTGTATTAACAGGTATTTCATCGATAGCAAATGCTCAAATGTATACGGACGTACCAGATAATCATCATCTACATAAAGAATTTACGGTTTTAATTAGTAAAGGGGTATTAACAGAGCAGCCAAATGAGGATTTTCGCTTAACTACTGCGATTACACGCTATGAGGCAGCTGAAATGATTGTACGTGCATTAAATGTAACTACTCAGACAAGTACAATCCCTACATATAACGATGTTGATCAGGAAGATCCGCGTATGCCAATTATCGCTACTGTAACAGAATTAGGCATTATGAAAGATATAAACGGTAATTTTAATCCTGATGGACCATTAACACGTGCACAAGCTGCAATATTGCTAGCACAGGCATTCCATCTAGAAGGAAAAGCCATTCAAACATTTAAAGATGTTCCTGTAACAAATAGTGCAGCAGCTCCAATTCAAGCACTTGTTGAAAATGAAATTATTTTTGTCGGTAAACAAGGTGTTTTTAGACCAAATGCAAAGATGATTCGTTCTGACTTCACGACATTTATGGCACGAATTTTAGATCCGACATTGCGTCAAAAAGATCCAGTAAAAGAAGTGGACGATGAAAAAGAGCCAGAACCAATAATAACTCCAACTCCGGGGCCAATTCCAACTCCACAGGAACAACCAAAAAGCTGTGAACGTGAAGTAGGAAAGAAAACATATCAAGTCGATGTTTCGGTTGCAAACTTATGGAACAAACGCAATCAATCTCGAGCAGTGGATCTTCCTTCTACACTAAATCCAGTGAATTACGATAAGTGGATTCCTTCTATGTCACTTAGCCAAAAGAAATGGCTTGTTGGACGTACAGATACACAAGCGTTATTTGGTGATAAGGTGACTGTGATTGCTGAGCAAGGGAACTGGATGCGTGTTGCGTTAAACGATCAATATGTTCCGTATTCAAAAGCGGGCTATCCAGGTTGGGTATCCAAACGTCATATAACGTCTACAACTAAAAATTATGATGATTGTTCAATTGCCATTGTGACAGCTAAAAAAGCAACATTACTGAATAAAGATCAAAAAACTAAATACATTGAAATCAGTTACGCAACGATTTTACCAATCATTAAAGAAGACAACCAGTTTTATCATGTTCAAACACCAAGTACAGGGATTAAGCTGTTAAAAAAATCTGATGCCAAATCATACAAAAAGTATAGCGATGTTCCAAAACCGACTGCTTCGACCATTGTGAATGAGGCAAAGCGCTATTTGAATTTACCGTATTTATGGGCCGGTACTTCCTCTTGGGGCTATGATTGTTCGGGAATTTTATATGCAGTATACCGTGCACACGGTATCATGATTCCACGTGATTCGTTCTATCAAGCAACAGGTGGCAAGGCCGTAGCAAAGAAAGATTTACAGCCAGGGGATTTAGTATTCTTTGCGTATAATGGCGGAACGGGGAAAGTGTACCATGTAGGCTTATACATTGGTAACGGCCAAATGCTTCATGCACCACACTATGCATCGAAAGTAAAAATCGAACCGTTGAACCAAGGCGTATATAAAAAGAATTATTCTGGCGCGCGTCGCTATTTATAA
- a CDS encoding M20 family metallopeptidase, with product MTITVDGSARISQSIQQNKEKYITVSKAIHANPEIGNKEFFASEQLVQVLRDANFEVETAVAGHETSFYAVKDSKKPGPTIAYLAEYDALPGLGHACGHNIIGVTSTAAAIALAENVSEIGGKIVVLGTPAEEGGPNGSAKGSFVHHGYLKDVDVALMLHPSGKTGVTNESLAVDPLDFHFYGKAAHASGSPDKGINALDAVIQLFNGINALRQHVPSDVRIHGIITHGGDAPNIVPEYAAARFYIRAPSWPKTEEISNKIRKIAEGAALATGATVKIERFQNEVKDLVVNEVVDQQLASKLSSLGENVHPRGHRSLGSTDAGNISYEVPTSHGYIKIGPDDLIAHTNEFREAANSDLGYQALVTGAIALAQTGYEFLQSPQLVEEAKAAHQQALKEKA from the coding sequence ATGACAATTACAGTTGACGGCAGTGCACGTATTTCACAATCAATTCAACAAAATAAGGAAAAATATATTACGGTAAGTAAAGCAATTCATGCGAATCCAGAAATCGGCAACAAAGAATTCTTCGCCAGTGAACAGCTCGTTCAAGTATTACGCGACGCTAATTTTGAAGTAGAAACAGCTGTGGCAGGCCATGAAACAAGCTTTTATGCCGTAAAGGATAGCAAAAAACCAGGGCCAACCATTGCATACTTAGCAGAATATGATGCATTACCTGGTCTTGGCCATGCTTGCGGTCACAATATTATTGGTGTAACAAGTACAGCCGCTGCCATTGCCTTAGCGGAAAACGTAAGTGAAATCGGTGGGAAAATTGTTGTACTTGGAACACCTGCCGAAGAAGGTGGCCCGAACGGTAGTGCAAAAGGTAGCTTCGTTCACCACGGCTATTTAAAAGATGTCGATGTCGCGCTTATGCTCCACCCTTCTGGTAAAACAGGGGTAACGAATGAATCACTTGCTGTAGATCCATTAGATTTCCATTTTTACGGAAAAGCAGCACATGCATCCGGCTCACCCGATAAAGGGATTAATGCACTTGATGCAGTCATTCAATTATTCAATGGGATTAACGCGCTTCGTCAGCATGTACCATCCGATGTACGTATTCACGGCATTATTACACATGGTGGGGATGCACCAAATATCGTACCAGAATATGCAGCTGCACGATTTTATATCCGTGCTCCTTCTTGGCCAAAAACGGAAGAAATATCAAACAAAATCCGTAAAATTGCAGAAGGTGCAGCACTTGCTACTGGTGCTACAGTAAAAATCGAACGCTTCCAAAACGAAGTAAAAGACCTTGTTGTAAACGAAGTGGTCGATCAACAATTAGCCAGTAAATTAAGCAGTCTTGGAGAAAACGTACATCCTCGTGGTCATCGTTCACTGGGTTCAACTGATGCTGGTAATATTAGCTATGAAGTTCCTACTTCACACGGCTATATTAAAATTGGACCAGATGATTTAATTGCCCATACAAACGAATTCCGTGAAGCGGCCAATTCTGACTTGGGTTATCAGGCACTCGTAACAGGTGCAATCGCTTTAGCGCAAACTGGCTATGAATTTTTACAGTCCCCTCAACTAGTCGAGGAAGCAAAGGCAGCTCACCAACAAGCTTTAAAAGAAAAAGCATAA
- a CDS encoding methionine ABC transporter ATP-binding protein: MIEFSNISKTFKMKDREVHAVKNVNLTVHKGDIFGIIGFSGAGKSTLLRLVNSLEQPTTGSITVNGTDLAKISQKELRQLRRNIGMIFQNFNLMTSRTVAGNIAYPLKLAGKSKSEIERRTAELLKFVGLSEKAKDYPEQLSGGQKQRVGIARALATNPDILICDEATSALDPETTADILRLLKRVNEELGITVLLITHEMHVIQTICNRVAVMENGQVIESGNVYDVFTQPQHPTTQRFIQSVHQDMPSEHILKEWKQSGGQHLYRILFKGSLTHNPLLSEITQKHQVPFNIIYGSVRELQNKMFGNLLVSFKGNDAQVNYVIEELSQIVEVEEVLLNEG, from the coding sequence ATGATCGAATTTTCAAATATATCAAAGACATTCAAAATGAAAGACCGTGAAGTGCACGCTGTTAAAAATGTAAATTTAACGGTACATAAAGGAGATATTTTTGGCATTATCGGTTTTAGTGGCGCAGGAAAAAGTACGTTACTGCGATTAGTTAATTCTCTAGAACAGCCAACAACCGGCTCCATTACCGTTAACGGTACGGACTTAGCGAAAATTTCTCAAAAAGAGCTTCGTCAATTGCGACGAAACATCGGAATGATTTTCCAGAACTTTAACTTAATGACCTCGCGTACTGTAGCAGGAAATATCGCTTATCCATTAAAACTTGCAGGCAAATCCAAAAGTGAGATTGAGCGAAGAACTGCAGAATTATTAAAGTTTGTTGGGTTATCTGAAAAAGCAAAGGATTACCCAGAACAATTATCAGGCGGACAAAAGCAGCGAGTCGGAATCGCTCGTGCACTTGCTACAAACCCTGATATTTTAATTTGCGATGAAGCAACTTCCGCGCTAGATCCTGAAACAACAGCGGATATATTGAGATTATTAAAACGCGTGAATGAAGAACTCGGGATTACTGTCTTACTAATTACACATGAAATGCATGTCATCCAAACGATTTGTAATCGTGTTGCTGTTATGGAAAATGGACAGGTCATTGAAAGTGGCAATGTCTACGACGTTTTCACCCAACCACAACATCCGACAACACAACGCTTTATCCAATCTGTACATCAAGATATGCCATCCGAACACATTTTAAAAGAATGGAAGCAATCTGGTGGACAACATTTATACCGAATATTATTTAAAGGCTCATTAACTCATAACCCATTACTTTCTGAAATTACACAAAAACATCAAGTACCGTTCAATATCATTTACGGATCGGTACGAGAATTGCAAAATAAAATGTTTGGCAATCTTCTCGTTTCATTTAAAGGTAATGATGCACAAGTGAACTATGTAATAGAAGAACTTTCACAAATTGTAGAAGTAGAGGAGGTTTTATTAAATGAAGGTTGA
- a CDS encoding MerR family transcriptional regulator — protein sequence MNPTSYSIQQVAEITGLSKQVIRKWEDRYQIIQPRRLDNGYRMYSEDEVQTLIGLTSLTNSGMTIKQAIEHYSKLKNSLEVNPVIHSRNALIQAGTEGNEQEILHLLEQALHKFGVEKLIEEIIIPFLHEVGQLWCENAWGEYQEAISSQTVRDFLSHIRRHFFVPEDAPLVLGSCLPGERHEIPMQILLIQCMLRGYQTSMLGPSPAPTAIQSTIALKKPIIVLLTGSTDIAFTEHAQSIFTLEKLAQAHRDISFFIGGAGSEKYYKQFQLNALKLSQSIHDIFPKENF from the coding sequence TTGAATCCCACATCTTATTCAATCCAACAAGTCGCTGAAATTACAGGACTGTCCAAACAGGTGATACGAAAATGGGAAGATCGCTATCAAATTATCCAGCCTCGAAGATTAGACAATGGTTATCGAATGTATAGCGAAGATGAAGTACAAACCTTAATAGGACTTACTTCCCTTACGAATAGCGGTATGACAATTAAACAAGCGATTGAACATTATTCGAAACTAAAAAATTCGCTTGAAGTAAACCCGGTTATCCATTCTAGAAACGCCCTCATTCAGGCTGGGACAGAGGGAAATGAACAAGAAATTCTGCATTTGCTTGAGCAAGCACTTCATAAATTCGGTGTCGAGAAGCTAATTGAAGAAATTATCATTCCTTTTTTACACGAAGTCGGGCAACTTTGGTGTGAAAACGCTTGGGGGGAATATCAAGAAGCAATTAGCAGCCAAACCGTTCGTGACTTTTTAAGTCATATTCGTCGACACTTTTTCGTGCCTGAAGATGCACCACTTGTATTAGGAAGCTGTCTACCTGGAGAAAGACATGAAATTCCGATGCAAATTTTACTTATCCAATGTATGCTGCGCGGCTATCAGACATCGATGCTCGGTCCATCACCCGCGCCAACAGCTATCCAGTCAACTATTGCATTGAAAAAGCCAATAATTGTCTTACTGACAGGTTCAACGGATATAGCGTTCACAGAGCACGCACAATCGATTTTCACCCTCGAAAAATTGGCACAAGCGCATCGGGACATTTCCTTTTTCATCGGTGGTGCTGGTTCGGAAAAATATTATAAACAATTTCAATTGAATGCCTTGAAACTATCGCAATCCATTCATGATATTTTTCCAAAAGAAAACTTTTAA
- a CDS encoding DUF948 domain-containing protein, protein MNPWLLATVIILIVAVVALVGCIAVVVVPLKNTITIILSHVEGIQKQLNGVQTQTTALTSTVDRMKTDIDYKKTSFQALVQSVKDSGNMLNEVSESTQKATLAIVKNVQNDAQKQAEVEQWTNIAMGFLNRKAQ, encoded by the coding sequence ATGAATCCATGGCTTTTAGCTACCGTTATTATTTTAATCGTTGCAGTCGTTGCTTTAGTTGGATGTATTGCAGTCGTTGTTGTCCCGCTAAAAAATACGATTACAATTATTTTGTCACATGTAGAGGGGATTCAAAAGCAGCTAAACGGAGTTCAAACGCAAACAACGGCACTTACGTCAACGGTGGACCGAATGAAAACGGATATTGACTATAAGAAAACATCGTTTCAAGCTCTTGTCCAATCGGTAAAAGATTCAGGAAATATGTTAAATGAAGTGTCTGAGTCTACACAAAAAGCGACGCTAGCCATTGTGAAGAATGTTCAAAACGATGCACAAAAGCAAGCGGAAGTCGAGCAATGGACGAACATCGCGATGGGCTTTTTAAATCGAAAAGCGCAGTAA
- a CDS encoding (4Fe-4S)-binding protein, whose amino-acid sequence MKEEQLVNEGYRKYIGDHIDVFFTDICERSGNCVRGSPNVFDTKRKPWIIADAASTDEVAAVIWSTSIYSKRGINHCKF is encoded by the coding sequence ATGAAGGAAGAACAATTAGTAAATGAAGGTTACCGAAAATACATTGGCGATCATATCGATGTATTTTTTACCGATATTTGTGAGCGTTCAGGAAATTGTGTCCGTGGGAGTCCTAATGTTTTTGATACAAAGCGAAAGCCGTGGATTATTGCAGACGCTGCATCAACCGATGAAGTAGCTGCCGTCATCTGGAGCACTTCAATATATTCGAAAAGAGGGATAAACCATTGCAAATTTTAA